A DNA window from Setaria viridis chromosome 2, Setaria_viridis_v4.0, whole genome shotgun sequence contains the following coding sequences:
- the LOC117845572 gene encoding beta-glucosidase 31: protein MGKAVGCGVVLLLLAAVLVQAALAEAVTRADFPPGFVFGVGSSAYQVEGAVAEDGRKPSIWDTFTHGGYSVDNATGDVTADQYHKYKEDVKILHEMGVDAYRMSIAWPRLIPDGRGAINPKGLEYYNNLIDELLSYGIQPHVTIYHFDFPQALQDEYNGLLSPRFIEDFTAYADVCFKNFGDRVKYWSTVNEPNIEPIGGYDQGMLPPRRCSFPFGLFACEEGNSTTEPYVVAHHLLLAHASAVSLYREKYQAEQGGRIGLTLLGWWYEPATETPDDVAAAARMNDFHIGWFMHPMVYGDYPPVMRKNVGARLPSFTDEERKRVKGSFDFVGFNHYVAVYVKADLSRLDQKLRDYMCDAAVAYDMPFLKSNNQFPFGLTNDFMKSTPWALKKMLNHLQVKYKNPAVMIHENGAAGQPDPSGANTYDDEFRTQFLQDYIEATLHSIRNGSNVQGYFVWSFLDVFEYLFGYRVRFGVYGVEFNSPARTRYQRHSAKWYSSFLHGGELRPVALPNGAYSQ from the exons ATGGGGAAGGCGGTCGGCTGCggtgtcgtcctcctcctcctggccgcCGTGCTTGTGCAGGCGGCGCTCGCGGAGGCGGTCACCCGGGCCGACTTCCCGCCGGGGTTCGTCTTCGGCGTCGGCTCCTCGGCCTACCAG GTTGAAGGTGCAGTTGCAGAGGATGGAAGGAAGCCTAGCATATGGGACACATTCACACATGGAG GCTATTCTGTTGACAATGCGACAGGTGACGTAACTGCAGATCAGTATCACAAGTACAAG GAAGATGTAAAGATTTTGCATGAGATGGGTGTCGATGCATACAGGATGTCAATTGCCTGGCCTCGACTTATTCCTG ATGGTCGTGGAGCTATCAATCCAAAGGGACTGGAGTACTACAACAATCTAATAGATGAACTCCTTAGTTACG GAATACAGCCTCATGTAACGATCTATCATTTTGATTTTCCTCAGGCTCTTCAAGATGAGTACAACGGACTGCTTAGTCCTAGATTCAT AGAGGACTTCACAGCGTATGCAGATGTGTGCTTCAAGAACTTCGGCGACAGAGTGAAGTACTGGAGCACTGTCAACGAGCCTAACATCGAACCAATTGGTGGATACGACCAAGGAATGCTACCGCCACGGCGATGCTCATTCCCCTTTGGCTTATTCGCTTGTGAGGAAGGCAACTCCACCACGGAGCCATACGTAGTAGCACACCACCTTCTGCTTGCACATGCCTCAGCAGTGTCCCTATATAGAGAGAAGTACCAG GCTGAGCAAGGAGGACGGATTGGTCTTACTTTGCTTGGTTGGTGGTATGAGCCCGCCACGGAAACTCCTGATGATGTAGCAGCAGCTGCAAGGATGAATGACTTCCACATTGGATG GTTCATGCATCCTATGGTGTATGGAGACTACCCTCCTGTGATGAGGAAGAATGTTGGAGCCAGGCTACCGTCCTTCACCGATGAAGAGAGGAAAAGAGTGAAAGGATCTTTTGATTTTGTCGGATTTAACCACTACGTTGCCGTCTACGTGAAAGCTGATCTTAGCCGACTGGATCAGAAATTGAGAGATTATATGTGTGATGCAGCAGTGGCATACGACA TGCCATTCCTCAAGTCAAATAACCAGTTTCCGTTCGGGTTGACGAACGATTTTATGAAATCGACCCCCTGGGCTCTGAAGAAAATGCTGAATCATCTCCAAGTGAAATACAAGAACCCTGCTGTGATGATCCACGAAAATG GAGCTGCTGGACAACCTGATCCATCCGGAGCAAACACCTATGACGATGAGTTCAGGACTCAGTTCTTGCAGGATTACATCGAAGCCACACTTCATTCCATCAG GAACGGATCAAATGTGCAGGGTTACTTCGTGTGGTCATTCCTGGACGTGTTCGAGTACCTATTCGGCTACCGCGTCCGGTTCGGTGTCTATGGTGTCGAATTCAACTCGCCGGCAAGGACAAGATATCAGAGGCATTCGGCGAAGTGGTACTCCAGCTTCCTCCATGGAGGCGAGCTCAGGCCGGTGGCTCTGCCTAACGGAGCTTACTCCCAGTGA
- the LOC117846211 gene encoding probable inactive beta-glucosidase 33 isoform X1, with protein MTTTTSAPLCSLAEPPGSSLVTLSSRGQHQRNDRTIRSVSSGRMIHGSTSVTSLKSSPTRAHQSPVIATARQEEQQPVVGRGMAPLSSSGVLRRLRAQATPRLLTVLLAVVVGVAPRSASAITRRDFPEGFVFGAGSSAFQVEGAAAEDGRAPSIWDTFTHEGYSYDGSTADVSADQYHHYKEDVKLMHAMGLDAYRFSIAWPRLIPDGRGEINAKGLEYYNNLVDELILHGIQPHATIYHFDLPQVLQDEYGGLLSPRFIEDYTAFAEVCFKHFGDRVKHWVTLNEPNIEPIGSYDQGSQPPRRCSYPFGKNCTGGDSSTEPYIAAHHLLLAHASAVSLYRNKYQPIQGGQIGITLLGWWHEPATNTSEDAAAASRMNDFHIGWFMHPLVYGDYPPVMRSRVGDRLPRLSAEESARARGSFDFVGFNHYLILRVRSSAEEEELKDYYVDAGVQNPLLAITEGRVESPPWALGKLLEHLKVNYGNPPVVIHENGLGDSPESRGPIEYDDEYRSEFLQNYLEVLYQSIRNGSDARGYFVWSFLDVFEFIFAYRLRFGLCGVDMRAAARTRYARSSARWYAGFLRGGELRPPARSDRAYYVA; from the exons ATGACGACAACGACCTCGGCGCCGCTTTGTTCGCTTGCTGAGCCACCCGGTTCCTCCCTGGTAACTCTCAGCTCGCGTGGTCAGCACCAGCGAAACGACAGGACGATCCGGAGTGTTAGCAGCGGCCGAATGATCCATGGAAGCACGTCAGTCACTAGCTTAAAGTCCTCACCCACCCGCGCCCACCAGTCACCAGTCATCGCCACCGCGCggcaggaggagcagcagccagTCGTCGGCAGAGGCATGGCGCCGCTCAGCAGCTCCGGCGTGCTCCGGCGACTCCGAGCGCAAGCCACGCCGCGGCTGCTCACCGTCTTGCTCGCCGTTGTCGTCGGCGTCGCGCCAAGGAGCGCCTCCGCGATCACCAGGCGTGACTTCCCGGAGGGGTTCGTCTTCGGCGCTGGGTCCTCGGCTTTCCAG GTGGAAGGAGCTGCTGCAGAGGATGGAAGGGCACCCAGCATTTGGGACACCTTCACCCATGAAG GTTACTCGTACGATGGATCCACCGCTGATGTTTCGGCAGATCAGTATCaccactacaag GAAGACGTAAAGCTTATGCATGCGATGGGTTTAGACGCGTACAGATTCTCGATTGCTTGGCCCAGGCTTATTCCCG ATGGAAGAGGAGAGATCAACGCAAAAGGCTTGGAATACTACAACAATCTCGTAGACGAACTGATACTGCACG GGATTCAGCCTCATGCCACCATCTACCATTTTGATCTTCCTCAGGTACTTCAGGATGAATACGGTGGACTCCTCAGCCCCAGATTCAT AGAAGATTACACTGCATTTGCAGAAGTCTGCTTCAAGCACTTCGGGGACAGGGTGAAGCACTGGGTCACCCTCAACGAGCCCAACATAGAGCCCATCGGCAGCTACGACCAAGGCTCCcagccgccacgccgctgctcCTATCCGTTCGGCAAGAACTGCACCGGCGGCGACTCGTCGACGGAGCCGTACATCGCCGCGCACCACCTCCTGCTCGCTCACGCCTCTGCAGTGTCCTTATACAGGAACAAGTACCAG CCCATTCAGGGAGGCCAGATAGGGATCACTCTCCTGGGCTGGTGGCACGAGCCTGCCACCAACACGTCAGAGGACGCAGCTGCTGCGTCGAGGATGAACGACTTCCACATCGGATG GTTCATGCATCCGTTGGTGTACGGGGACTACCCGCCGGTGATGCGGAGCAGGGTGGGCGACCGGCTGCCGCGTCTTTCCGCGGAGGAGTCGGCGAGAGCGCGCGGGTCCTTCGACTTCGTCGGCTTCAACCACTACCTCATCCTACGGGTCCGATCgtccgcggaggaggaggaattgAAGGACTACTACGTCGATGCGGGCGTTCAGA ATCCACTCCTGGCCATCACGGAG GGCCGCGTCGAGTCTCCTCCATGGGCGCTGGGGAAGCTGCTGGAGCACCTGAAGGTGAACTACGGCAACCCTCCCGTCGTCATCCATGAAAATG GACTAGGAGACTCCCCCGAATCGCGAGGCCCGATCGAGTACGACGACGAGTACAGGTCCGAGTTCCTGCAGAACTACCTGGAGGTGCTCTACCAGTCCATACG GAACGGGTCGGACGCGCGGGGTTACTTCGTGTGGTCGTTCCTGGACGTGTTCGAGTTCATCTTCGCCTACAGGCTGCGCTTCGGCCTGTGCGGCGTCGACAtgcgcgccgcggcgcggacGCGGTACGCGCGGAGCTCCGCGCGCTGGTACGCCGGcttcctccgcggcggcgagctccggcCGCCGGCTCGCTCCGACAGGGCGTACTACGTCGCGTGA
- the LOC117846211 gene encoding probable inactive beta-glucosidase 33 isoform X2: MTTTTSAPLCSLAEPPGSSLVTLSSRGQHQRNDRTIRSVSSGRMIHGSTSVTSLKSSPTRAHQSPVIATARQEEQQPVVGRGMAPLSSSGVLRRLRAQATPRLLTVLLAVVVGVAPRSASAITRRDFPEGFVFGAGSSAFQVEGAAAEDGRAPSIWDTFTHEGYSYDGSTADVSADQYHHYKEDVKLMHAMGLDAYRFSIAWPRLIPDGRGEINAKGLEYYNNLVDELILHGIQPHATIYHFDLPQVLQDEYGGLLSPRFIEDYTAFAEVCFKHFGDRVKHWVTLNEPNIEPIGSYDQGSQPPRRCSYPFGKNCTGGDSSTEPYIAAHHLLLAHASAVSLYRNKYQGGQIGITLLGWWHEPATNTSEDAAAASRMNDFHIGWFMHPLVYGDYPPVMRSRVGDRLPRLSAEESARARGSFDFVGFNHYLILRVRSSAEEEELKDYYVDAGVQNPLLAITEGRVESPPWALGKLLEHLKVNYGNPPVVIHENGLGDSPESRGPIEYDDEYRSEFLQNYLEVLYQSIRNGSDARGYFVWSFLDVFEFIFAYRLRFGLCGVDMRAAARTRYARSSARWYAGFLRGGELRPPARSDRAYYVA, encoded by the exons ATGACGACAACGACCTCGGCGCCGCTTTGTTCGCTTGCTGAGCCACCCGGTTCCTCCCTGGTAACTCTCAGCTCGCGTGGTCAGCACCAGCGAAACGACAGGACGATCCGGAGTGTTAGCAGCGGCCGAATGATCCATGGAAGCACGTCAGTCACTAGCTTAAAGTCCTCACCCACCCGCGCCCACCAGTCACCAGTCATCGCCACCGCGCggcaggaggagcagcagccagTCGTCGGCAGAGGCATGGCGCCGCTCAGCAGCTCCGGCGTGCTCCGGCGACTCCGAGCGCAAGCCACGCCGCGGCTGCTCACCGTCTTGCTCGCCGTTGTCGTCGGCGTCGCGCCAAGGAGCGCCTCCGCGATCACCAGGCGTGACTTCCCGGAGGGGTTCGTCTTCGGCGCTGGGTCCTCGGCTTTCCAG GTGGAAGGAGCTGCTGCAGAGGATGGAAGGGCACCCAGCATTTGGGACACCTTCACCCATGAAG GTTACTCGTACGATGGATCCACCGCTGATGTTTCGGCAGATCAGTATCaccactacaag GAAGACGTAAAGCTTATGCATGCGATGGGTTTAGACGCGTACAGATTCTCGATTGCTTGGCCCAGGCTTATTCCCG ATGGAAGAGGAGAGATCAACGCAAAAGGCTTGGAATACTACAACAATCTCGTAGACGAACTGATACTGCACG GGATTCAGCCTCATGCCACCATCTACCATTTTGATCTTCCTCAGGTACTTCAGGATGAATACGGTGGACTCCTCAGCCCCAGATTCAT AGAAGATTACACTGCATTTGCAGAAGTCTGCTTCAAGCACTTCGGGGACAGGGTGAAGCACTGGGTCACCCTCAACGAGCCCAACATAGAGCCCATCGGCAGCTACGACCAAGGCTCCcagccgccacgccgctgctcCTATCCGTTCGGCAAGAACTGCACCGGCGGCGACTCGTCGACGGAGCCGTACATCGCCGCGCACCACCTCCTGCTCGCTCACGCCTCTGCAGTGTCCTTATACAGGAACAAGTACCAG GGAGGCCAGATAGGGATCACTCTCCTGGGCTGGTGGCACGAGCCTGCCACCAACACGTCAGAGGACGCAGCTGCTGCGTCGAGGATGAACGACTTCCACATCGGATG GTTCATGCATCCGTTGGTGTACGGGGACTACCCGCCGGTGATGCGGAGCAGGGTGGGCGACCGGCTGCCGCGTCTTTCCGCGGAGGAGTCGGCGAGAGCGCGCGGGTCCTTCGACTTCGTCGGCTTCAACCACTACCTCATCCTACGGGTCCGATCgtccgcggaggaggaggaattgAAGGACTACTACGTCGATGCGGGCGTTCAGA ATCCACTCCTGGCCATCACGGAG GGCCGCGTCGAGTCTCCTCCATGGGCGCTGGGGAAGCTGCTGGAGCACCTGAAGGTGAACTACGGCAACCCTCCCGTCGTCATCCATGAAAATG GACTAGGAGACTCCCCCGAATCGCGAGGCCCGATCGAGTACGACGACGAGTACAGGTCCGAGTTCCTGCAGAACTACCTGGAGGTGCTCTACCAGTCCATACG GAACGGGTCGGACGCGCGGGGTTACTTCGTGTGGTCGTTCCTGGACGTGTTCGAGTTCATCTTCGCCTACAGGCTGCGCTTCGGCCTGTGCGGCGTCGACAtgcgcgccgcggcgcggacGCGGTACGCGCGGAGCTCCGCGCGCTGGTACGCCGGcttcctccgcggcggcgagctccggcCGCCGGCTCGCTCCGACAGGGCGTACTACGTCGCGTGA
- the LOC117846212 gene encoding hsp70 nucleotide exchange factor FES1, protein MAKARAHSSKRPTPHLLLAVSLSVSVLLPLLLPAAVAVAEGDGEIKSALGAGRQWATGKDKGELVAEGDTAGGGSVEEDEFAGGFGSLDSMLQWAIGNSDPEKLKEEAADVQKLSADELLKRRQEIKELMEKLKMPSDADLMKIAIADLKNSSISLEDRQRALQELLVLVEPIDNANDLDKLGGLLPVIQELNNANEEIRTTSAWVLGTASQNNAHVQNQILGYGALARLVKMGYSTSSEEAAKALYAISALIRNNVNGQEAFRSENGSAMLQHILVSNSIDVRLQKKAVFLVTDLADFQLNSGNPQLPFLSDRLFLKSIIDMLSRFDLDLHEKVLLAIKSLLKLSSTDADDFEFYDLGGVLLRLGVQLEDLTPEDQKEFAGEVDALRREVEALFQQKLKQGKASAT, encoded by the exons ATGGCGAAGGCAAGGGCACACTCGTCGAAGCGACCCACCCCCCACCTCCTCCTTGCGGTTTCCCTCTCCGTTTCCGTTCTCCTCCCGCTGCtcttgccggcggcggtggcggtggcggagggagaTGGGGAGATCAAGTCGGCCCTGGGGGCCGGGAGGCAGTGGGCGACCGGGAAGGACAAGGGGGAGCTGGTTGCGGAGGGGGATACTGCTGGAGGCGGGTCGGTGGAGGAGGACGAGTTCGCGGGTGGCTTCGGCTCCCTCGACAGCATGCTGCAGTGGGCGATCG GAAATTCTGATCCGGAGAAGCTGAAAGAGGAGGCGGCTGATGTGCAGAAGTTGTCTGCAGATGAGCTGCTTAAGCGGCGCCAGGAGATCAAG GAGTTGATGGAGAAGTTAAAGATGCCATCCGATGCTGACTTAATGAAAATTGCAATTGCTGActtaaaaaattcttccatTTCTCTGGAGGATCGCCAACGCGCGTTGCAGGAACTTTTAGTTCTTGTTGAGCCCATTGACAATGCTAATG ATCTTGACAAACTTGGGGGCCTCCTTCCTGTGATTCAAGAGCTTAATAATGCAAATGAAGAAATACGGACCACCTCTGCTTGGGTCCTTGGTACAGCCAGTCAGAATAATGCGCATGTACAAAACCAG ATCCTCGGTTATGGAGCTTTGGCAAGGTTAGTGAAGATGGGCTATTCTACATCTTCAGAAGAAGCTGCAAAAGCATTATATGCTATATCTGCTTTGATCAGAAACAATGTAAATGGTCAAGAGGCATTCCGTTCAGAAAATGGGAGTGCAATGTTGCAG CACATATTGGTGAGCAACAGTATTGATGTTAGGCTACAGAAGAAGGCAGTGTTTTTAGTGACAGATCTGGCTGACTTTCAGCTAAATTCTGGAAACCCACAACTTCCTTTCTTAAGTGACCGCCTTTTCCTGAAGTCAATAATTGATATGTTGTCAAGGTTTGACCTAGATCTCCATGAAAAG GTTTTGTTGGCCATTAAGAGTCTACTGAAACTTTCCTCAACTGATGCGGATGACTTTGAGTTCTATGACCTCGGGGGTGTACTGCTCAGACTAGGGGTGCAGTTGGAGGACTTGACACCTGAAGATCAAAAGGAGTTCGCTGGGGAAGTTGATGCCCTTCGAAGAGAAGTTGAGGCTCTCTTCCAACAGAAGCTCAAGCAG GGTAAAGCGAGCGCGACCTGA